A single region of the Lates calcarifer isolate ASB-BC8 linkage group LG16_LG22, TLL_Latcal_v3, whole genome shotgun sequence genome encodes:
- the mrpl14 gene encoding 39S ribosomal protein L14, mitochondrial yields MALPQLSRSLTGLLVNSSSMINRRSFSVSAVAAAIQKMTRVRVVDNSSLGNTSYHRPPRVIHVYTKNGIGKVGDKVLLAIKGQKKKALIVGHKMPGERMSPRFDSNNVVLIEENGNPTGTRIKVPLPTHLRKLEGDYSKVLAIASLFV; encoded by the exons ATGGCTCTCCCCCAGCTTTCAAGATCCCTTACTGGGCTCCTCGTAAACTCGTCGTCCATGATTAATCGGAGGTCTTTTAG CGTGTCTGCTGTTGCAGCAGCCATTCAGAAAATGACTAGAGTCCGTGTAGTGGACAACAGCTCTCTCGGAAATACATCATATCACCGTCCACCAAGAGTGATCCATGTCTATACCAAGAATGGCATAGGGAAAGTTGGTGACAAAGTGTTGCTTGCCATAAaaggacagaagaagaaagcGCTAATTGTTGGACACAAAATGCCTGGAGAGCGCATGAGTCCACGCTTTGATTCGAACAATGTCGTTCTGATTGAGGAAAATGGGAATCCTACAGGAACAAGGATTAAGGTTCCCCTACCCACACATCTACGCAAACTGGAGGGAGACTACTCAAAAGTGTTAGCGATTGCtagtttatttgtttga